Proteins from one Cryptomeria japonica chromosome 4, Sugi_1.0, whole genome shotgun sequence genomic window:
- the LOC131032112 gene encoding uncharacterized protein LOC131032112, which translates to MAAVQKKRVVVVGGGVAGANAAKALEDHADVTLIDPKEYFEVPYAKLRCMVEPSFAEKSVFLHSEYLKKAKIIVSTVTGMTEEAVTTASGEQVWYDFLVIACANPHTGPATRAERLKQIEAENKKIKDAKTILIIGGGPAGVELAGEIISDFPEKKVILLHSRARLHDILGETASQKSLNWLKGKNVEVHFNERIDLSNISEATTSFTTNSGKTIIADCHFLCIGQKLASSWVKDSMFRDVVNERGQIKVDKSLRVEGTTNVFAAGDIINVKELKQGNSATMHALLIAENIKKLSKNPNESKLGTYKPIPNIATISLGRDTANTQLPFGTFCNRFFGMLIARDLFVSRTRKGFGLKA; encoded by the exons ATGGCGGCAGTGCAGAAGAAGAGGGTGGTTGTTGTGGGAGGCGGAGTTGCAGGGGCCAACGCTGCCAAGGCCTTGGAAGACCACGCTGACGTCACGCTTATAGATCC GAAGGAGTATTTTGAAGTACCATATGCGAAGCTAAGGTGTATGGTGGAGCCAAGCTTTGCGGAAAAATCTGTGTTTCTGCACAGTGAATATTTGAAGAAGGCGAAGATTATTGTGTCAACTGTGACAGGCATGACAGAGGAGGCAGTTACAACTGCTTCAGGGGAACAAGTATGGTATGATTTTCTGGTGATTGCCTGTGCGAATCCTCATACTGGCCCTGCCACAAGAGCTGAGAGACTCAAACAAATTGAAGCAG AAAACAAGAAGATTAAGGATGCTAAGACAATTCTAATAATTGGAGGAGGACCTGCCGGAGTGGAGTTGGCTGGAGAGATAATAAGTGATTTTCCAGAAAAAAAGGTTATTCTCCTCCACTCTCGTGCTAGGCTTCATGATATTTTGGGAGAGACAGCATCTCAAAAGTCTCTCAATTGGTTGAAGGGAAAGAATGTGGAGGTGCATTTCAATGAACGTATTGACTTGAGCAACATTTCAGAGGCAACAACAAGCTTCACCACAAATAGTGGGAAGACCATAATTGCAGATTGTCATTTTCTATGTATAGGCCAAAAGTTGGCGTCCTCATGGGTGAAGGATTCCATGTTTCGGGATGTTGTCAATGAACGAGGCCAAATCAAGGTGGATAAATCTCTACGAGTTGAAGGAACAACTAATGTCTTTGCAGCGGGGGATATCATTAATGTTAAG GAATTGAAGCAAGGAAACAGTGCAACAATGCATGCACTATTGATTGCAGAGAATATAAAGAAGCTCTCTAAAAATCCAAATGAATCAAAATTGGGAACTTATAAACCAATTCCAAATATTGCCACGATAAGCTTGGGCAGGGACACAGCAAATACACAGCTACCCTTTGGGACATTTTGTAACCGCTTTTTTGGCATGCTTATAGCCAGAGACTTGTTTGTTAGTCGTACTCGCAAAGGCTTTGGCCTTAAAGCATAG